In Penaeus vannamei isolate JL-2024 chromosome 4, ASM4276789v1, whole genome shotgun sequence, a single window of DNA contains:
- the Nup35 gene encoding nucleoporin NUP35 yields the protein MEPMTLGSPVGSPTAAAQIPPASSTSSPFLPSFLMGDVVASPAGPGGRVGGGGGASPNKTTRQFSTSTSVSSPGSPQLTKDPFFPTRLGPDKPGGPPTQSLMGMRGPPSLPQSPIPTRLGSPYVDQRILGTPISHGGPVGQLTPGTPIQPTSQSLYSNVAFTPSRDQTSLLSHDTSLQTSLCDALEDSWVTVFGFPAAAASYILTQFTQLGTIVEHRNPGTGNWMHLKYQTKLQARKALSKNGKVFSGNIMVGVVPCSDKAITGDKENMSANLSNVMSPDSSMVGTPKSNMRPLTQAYQTAHAEHEVVPKVNTPKKNDSIVSKAMQHIFGL from the exons ATGGAGCCCATGACTCTAGGCAGCCCAGTGGGGTCTCCAACAGCTGCAGCACAGATTCCTCCAGCCAGCAGCACCAGCAGTCCCTTTTTGCCTTCATTCCTAATGGGTGATGTCGTCGCATCTCCTGCTGGGCCG GGAGGACgtgttggaggtgggggtggagcaAGCCCCAATAAAACCACACGGCAGTTCTCCACTTCCACATCAGTGTCTTCCCCTGGCTCTCCACAACTCACGAAGGATCCATTCTTCCCCACCAG ATTGGGTCCTGATAAGCCAGGAGGACCTCCAACCCAGAGCTTAATGGGGATGCGTGGGCCACCCAGCCTGCCCCAGTCCCCAATCCCTACACGTTTAGGGAGCCCCTATGTAGATCAGCGTATACTAG GAACTCCAATTAGTCATGGAGGGCCAGTTGGTCAGCTTACACCAGGGACTCCCATTCAGCCAACCAGTCAGTCCCTCTACAGTAATGTTGCCTTCACTCCAAGCAGGGACCAGACCAGCCTCTTGAGTCATGACACTTCCTTACAGAC GTCGCTCTGTGATGCCCTTGAGGATTCTTGGGTAACTGTATTTGGCTTCCCAGCTGCTGCTGCTTCATACATCTTGACACAGTTCACACAGTTAGGAACCATTGTAGAGCATCGTAACCCAGGGACAGGTAACTGGATGCATCTAAAGTACCAG ACTAAATTACAGGCTAGAAAGGCCTTGAGCAAGAATGGTAAAGTATTCAGTGGTAACATCATGGTTGGAGTTGTACCATGTAGTGATAAG GCAATTActggagataaagaaaatatgtcTGCAAACCTGAGTAATGTTATGTCACCAGACTCGAGCATGGTTGGAACACCAAAATCTAATATGCGACCTTTGACACAGGCTTATCAGACAGCTCATGCAGAACATGAG gTTGTCCCAAAAGTCAACACACCAAAGAAGAATGACAGTATAGTTTCTAAAGCAATGCAGCACATATTTGGGTTATAA